The following proteins come from a genomic window of Novosphingobium aromaticivorans DSM 12444:
- a CDS encoding MBL fold metallo-hydrolase has product MACLVPSCRRHQPARLLAAIALALGLSATPAAAVGSAQSPPLFAERWIDGTNGAEPATQVQALDADTFVIRQSVHSNFEAPFLYLLFGRDRALLVDTGAEGGSIRPTVDRLVDEWLAAHKRKRIALVVAHSHSHGDHVAGDAAFQARPDTTVVGLKPADVAAFFGIGHWPDEVVRFDLGGRALSILPTPGHQAAAIMVYDPRLKMLLSGDTLYPGRLYVPVNFLVDNRASVDRLAKFAARHPIRAVLGAHIEMSRTAGRDYPHEAATHPDEHLLELPASAIAELDAGLRASLDVPEKPQVHDHFIIYPVAPRPE; this is encoded by the coding sequence ATGGCTTGCCTTGTACCTTCTTGCCGAAGGCACCAGCCCGCGCGGCTGCTGGCGGCGATCGCCCTGGCGCTGGGCCTTTCCGCAACGCCGGCAGCGGCAGTCGGAAGCGCGCAGTCGCCCCCGCTGTTCGCCGAACGCTGGATCGACGGGACCAATGGCGCGGAGCCCGCGACCCAAGTCCAGGCGCTCGACGCTGATACCTTCGTCATCCGGCAATCGGTCCACAGCAATTTCGAGGCGCCGTTCCTCTATCTGCTGTTCGGCCGTGACCGGGCCCTGCTGGTGGACACCGGCGCGGAAGGCGGCTCGATCCGCCCGACCGTAGACCGGCTGGTCGACGAGTGGCTGGCTGCCCACAAGCGCAAGCGGATTGCGCTGGTCGTCGCGCACAGCCACAGCCACGGCGACCACGTTGCCGGGGACGCGGCGTTTCAGGCTCGCCCGGATACGACGGTCGTCGGCCTCAAACCGGCGGATGTCGCCGCCTTCTTCGGGATCGGGCACTGGCCTGACGAGGTCGTCCGTTTCGACCTTGGCGGGCGGGCGCTTTCCATCCTGCCCACGCCCGGCCACCAGGCCGCCGCGATCATGGTCTATGATCCTCGCCTGAAGATGCTGCTTTCGGGCGATACGCTCTATCCCGGTCGACTTTACGTGCCGGTCAATTTTCTCGTCGACAACCGGGCAAGCGTCGACAGGCTGGCCAAGTTTGCCGCACGTCATCCGATCCGTGCGGTGCTTGGCGCCCACATCGAGATGTCGCGCACGGCCGGCCGCGACTACCCGCACGAGGCGGCCACTCATCCGGACGAGCATCTGCTGGAACTGCCGGCGAGCGCAATCGCGGAACTGGATGCAGGACTGAGGGCCAGTCTCGACGTGCCCGAGAAGCCGCAGGTCCATGACCATTTCATTATCTATCCCGTGGCTCCCCGGCCCGAATGA
- a CDS encoding ParB/RepB/Spo0J family partition protein yields the protein MSITTLPLSSLILSKLNVRHTERDADIAALADDIAARGLKQNLVVIPAHFLTGEAEADWDSKWEVIAGGRRFQAMQLLVADGRLPADHEVPCLLEDRDDASETSLSENLHKVAMNPADEFGAFKAIVDQRMSPKHGESEATAIAYTAKRFGKTVSYVEGRMRLADLCPDVLEALRTDKIGLEAAKAYAATTDHALQLKVFKEREKDTWNGHKPSTIRDAIRNRTLPLDHALVEFVGLVTYQAEGGRIEGEMFMGAEGQQRVVDVTLLESLARKIAEAAIPALIKEHGFKEGLYAPGQGIGYYAKWPKAPSGYMKNWGDVEGLSKAKRKQLVGVYALDKDREDGVTKVSLIGTYKPEEKQAPREERDWEAERAASQRAYQVGILAARLAVPQLTGGLLKDTELDGRTFWPKYSPRLVDEDPDDENFKLVAMMIRVPVADIEANRAEAERLYDEELAAEEAARAAPQSQDDDEDDGADELVTDEAEG from the coding sequence ATGTCGATCACTACCCTGCCCCTTAGCTCGCTCATCCTGTCCAAGCTCAACGTCCGCCATACGGAACGCGACGCCGATATCGCCGCGCTCGCCGACGACATCGCTGCGCGTGGCCTGAAACAGAACCTGGTCGTTATCCCGGCCCACTTCCTTACTGGCGAGGCCGAGGCCGACTGGGACAGCAAGTGGGAAGTCATTGCCGGCGGCCGTCGCTTCCAGGCGATGCAGCTGCTCGTGGCGGATGGTCGGCTACCTGCCGATCACGAAGTGCCCTGCCTGCTGGAAGATCGCGACGACGCCAGCGAGACCTCATTGTCGGAGAACCTGCATAAGGTCGCAATGAACCCGGCCGACGAATTCGGCGCGTTCAAGGCGATCGTCGACCAGCGCATGTCTCCCAAGCACGGCGAGAGCGAGGCCACCGCGATTGCCTACACCGCCAAGCGTTTTGGCAAGACGGTCAGCTACGTCGAAGGCCGCATGCGCCTCGCGGATCTCTGCCCCGACGTGCTCGAGGCGCTGCGAACCGACAAGATCGGACTGGAGGCGGCGAAGGCCTATGCCGCCACCACCGATCACGCGCTGCAGCTGAAGGTGTTCAAGGAACGCGAGAAGGACACGTGGAACGGCCACAAGCCCAGCACCATCCGCGATGCCATCCGCAACCGAACCTTGCCGCTCGACCACGCCCTGGTCGAGTTCGTCGGCCTCGTCACCTATCAGGCCGAAGGCGGACGCATCGAAGGCGAGATGTTCATGGGCGCCGAAGGCCAGCAACGCGTGGTCGACGTCACCCTGCTCGAAAGCCTCGCCAGGAAGATTGCAGAAGCGGCAATCCCCGCGCTCATCAAGGAACACGGCTTCAAGGAAGGCCTCTACGCGCCGGGCCAAGGCATCGGGTACTATGCTAAATGGCCCAAGGCCCCCTCCGGCTACATGAAGAACTGGGGCGACGTCGAAGGCCTGAGCAAGGCCAAGCGCAAGCAGCTGGTCGGCGTCTACGCGCTCGACAAGGATCGTGAGGACGGCGTTACCAAGGTCTCCCTGATCGGCACCTATAAGCCCGAGGAAAAGCAGGCACCGCGCGAAGAGCGAGACTGGGAAGCCGAGCGCGCAGCCAGCCAGCGTGCCTACCAGGTCGGCATCCTTGCCGCCCGTCTGGCCGTACCCCAACTCACCGGTGGCCTTCTGAAGGATACCGAGCTCGACGGGCGCACCTTCTGGCCGAAATACTCTCCCCGTCTGGTCGACGAAGATCCGGATGATGAGAACTTCAAGCTCGTCGCCATGATGATCCGCGTGCCTGTTGCCGACATCGAGGCGAACCGCGCAGAGGCCGAACGCCTCTACGACGAGGAACTCGCTGCCGAGGAAGCCGCACGGGCCGCGCCACAGTCCCAAGACGATGACGAAGACGACGGCGCCGACGAACTGGTGACCGACGAGGCGGAGGGCTGA
- a CDS encoding tyrosine-type recombinase/integrase gives MSVAGVHFVRSAKSGKPIRWYIYAWRGGPRIRVAEQATQPRLTKADIAAIAAAQQASDEPADTVKGLSTRWQRSREWKAFAESTRSLWGDCCTKIEEKWGKVPLRVFGDPRTTSKIVKWRDEMADANGLRTADEHVKVLSMMAKYGLLQGLMACNPAQPVPRLWKGGNREEIIWLPEDCAAFDAVAPQWLVDARKLAEFTGMRRADLCALRRDEVFDTHIGRTAKKKSAGKRQRTVMPIIPGLRELLEELRARTRKPGIETVLVGAHGNPVQPATLSAQFNKYRSLANDGQGIVHRAAYDDEADKAKHLHDLRGTFATKLMTLPGGGLTDDQIASVMGWSSDQVATIRKRYVDEAAIVVAIGKRIAEAAVKQPVKRQGKQARK, from the coding sequence ATGTCCGTGGCCGGTGTTCACTTCGTTCGCTCCGCCAAGTCGGGCAAGCCGATTCGCTGGTACATCTACGCCTGGCGCGGCGGGCCGCGCATCCGAGTAGCGGAACAGGCAACCCAACCGCGCCTGACCAAGGCTGATATCGCCGCGATCGCCGCAGCACAGCAGGCTAGCGACGAGCCGGCGGATACCGTCAAAGGCCTGTCCACCAGGTGGCAGCGGAGCCGCGAATGGAAGGCCTTCGCCGAATCCACGCGCAGCCTGTGGGGCGACTGCTGCACAAAGATCGAGGAAAAGTGGGGCAAGGTCCCGCTTCGGGTCTTCGGAGATCCGCGCACCACGTCGAAGATCGTGAAGTGGCGCGATGAAATGGCGGACGCAAATGGCCTGCGAACCGCCGACGAGCATGTGAAGGTGCTGTCCATGATGGCCAAGTATGGCCTGCTGCAGGGCCTGATGGCGTGCAACCCCGCGCAGCCGGTGCCGCGCCTATGGAAGGGCGGCAATCGCGAGGAGATCATCTGGCTCCCGGAAGACTGTGCTGCTTTCGATGCCGTCGCCCCACAATGGCTGGTCGACGCGCGCAAGCTGGCCGAGTTCACCGGTATGCGACGCGCCGATCTTTGCGCCCTGCGCCGGGACGAAGTCTTCGACACACATATCGGACGAACGGCCAAGAAGAAGTCGGCCGGCAAGCGCCAGCGCACGGTCATGCCGATCATTCCAGGGCTTCGCGAACTGCTCGAGGAGCTGCGCGCCCGTACGCGCAAGCCCGGCATCGAAACGGTGTTGGTCGGGGCTCATGGCAACCCCGTGCAGCCCGCAACGCTGTCGGCCCAGTTCAACAAGTACCGCTCGCTCGCCAACGATGGCCAGGGCATCGTCCACCGCGCGGCCTACGACGACGAAGCGGACAAGGCGAAGCATCTCCACGATCTCCGCGGCACGTTCGCAACCAAGCTCATGACGCTTCCGGGTGGCGGGCTGACCGACGATCAGATTGCCAGCGTCATGGGGTGGAGCTCCGACCAGGTCGCCACAATCCGCAAAAGATACGTTGACGAAGCGGCCATCGTCGTGGCAATCGGCAAGCGCATTGCCGAGGCAGCTGTAAAACAGCCTGTAAAACGGCAGGGCAAGCAGGCACGTAAGTGA
- a CDS encoding MT-A70 family methyltransferase, which produces MDTPFASLAGKRFQLLYADPAWQTVLWSGAQRTPTQKQGEDHYPTMSIDDMKALPVAEISASNAVLVMWAIGSHLDQAIELGRAWGFVYVTDLFYWAKQRQLRPNQADLFTDDVPPCPIGMGKYTRKQVEPCLLFKRGKGLRVLDHGVPQLIVEPKREHSRKPDRVYSDLESLFGFFPRIELFARSTREGWSSWGNQVGKHGEVTA; this is translated from the coding sequence ATGGATACCCCCTTTGCCTCTCTCGCCGGCAAGCGCTTCCAGCTGCTCTACGCTGACCCGGCATGGCAAACCGTGCTCTGGTCCGGCGCACAGCGTACGCCAACGCAAAAGCAGGGCGAGGATCATTATCCGACCATGTCGATCGACGACATGAAGGCCCTGCCCGTAGCGGAGATCTCCGCCAGCAACGCCGTGCTCGTCATGTGGGCGATCGGTAGCCACCTAGATCAGGCGATCGAGCTCGGGCGCGCGTGGGGCTTCGTCTACGTCACGGACCTGTTCTACTGGGCCAAGCAACGCCAGCTGCGCCCCAACCAGGCGGACCTGTTCACCGACGACGTGCCGCCCTGCCCGATCGGCATGGGCAAGTACACGCGTAAGCAGGTCGAACCCTGCCTGCTGTTCAAGCGAGGCAAGGGCCTGCGCGTGCTGGATCACGGCGTCCCCCAGCTGATCGTCGAACCGAAGCGCGAACACAGCAGGAAGCCGGACAGGGTCTATTCGGACCTTGAGTCTCTCTTCGGCTTCTTCCCCCGCATCGAACTCTTTGCTCGGTCCACGCGGGAAGGCTGGAGCAGCTGGGGCAACCAGGTCGGCAAGCATGGCGAGGTCACCGCGTGA
- a CDS encoding sterol desaturase family protein: MNGVRVGNRIIGADSPVTIGWENIPRVEGGPIRRFVFTWFQPAVLFALILFWYYAPNSIAKASTAIGIGIGFKVLLLVLEWVNPRYASWRLTWKELMTDLFYVGLGYTVLDLVEHYIGSGAVIAAVRHSFDWDKLSWFTGWPLLVQAFVISFMFDFGQYWMHRGMHNWYPLWLTHSVHHYITQLNINKGAVGNPVELFLIGLGIGGFFDFLPRAALLAGAIGMAVGTYQHINVRFNTPRWWRFLFNTTEHHSLHHSRDFEASRSNYAGTYIFIDRMFGTCVDGEAELLGMEGGRRMSIREQMTFPFTEAWKTMKERFGRGNYSGPEAVPAE; the protein is encoded by the coding sequence ATGAACGGAGTTCGCGTAGGCAATCGCATCATCGGGGCGGATTCGCCGGTGACGATCGGCTGGGAGAACATTCCTCGGGTCGAGGGCGGGCCGATCAGGCGTTTCGTGTTCACCTGGTTTCAGCCGGCAGTGCTCTTCGCGCTGATCCTGTTCTGGTACTATGCCCCGAATTCCATCGCGAAGGCATCGACGGCCATCGGTATCGGAATCGGCTTCAAGGTGCTGTTGCTGGTGCTCGAGTGGGTCAATCCTCGCTACGCAAGCTGGCGGCTGACGTGGAAGGAGCTGATGACCGACCTGTTCTACGTCGGGCTGGGCTATACTGTGCTCGACCTGGTCGAACACTACATCGGCAGCGGCGCGGTGATCGCGGCGGTGCGCCATAGCTTCGATTGGGACAAGCTGTCGTGGTTCACGGGGTGGCCGCTTCTGGTGCAGGCCTTCGTGATCTCGTTCATGTTCGATTTCGGGCAATACTGGATGCATCGCGGGATGCACAACTGGTACCCGTTGTGGCTCACCCACTCGGTCCACCACTACATCACCCAGCTTAACATCAACAAGGGCGCGGTCGGCAACCCGGTGGAACTGTTCCTGATCGGGTTGGGCATAGGCGGGTTCTTCGACTTCCTGCCGCGCGCCGCGCTGCTCGCCGGGGCCATCGGCATGGCGGTCGGCACTTACCAGCATATCAATGTCCGCTTCAACACGCCGCGCTGGTGGCGCTTCCTTTTCAACACCACCGAACACCACAGCCTGCACCATTCGCGCGACTTCGAGGCGAGCCGCAGCAACTATGCCGGCACCTACATCTTCATCGATCGCATGTTTGGCACCTGCGTCGATGGCGAAGCCGAACTGCTGGGCATGGAAGGCGGCCGTCGCATGTCGATTCGCGAGCAGATGACGTTCCCGTTCACCGAAGCGTGGAAGACGATGAAGGAGCGCTTCGGCCGCGGGAACTATTCCGGGCCAGAGGCGGTCCCTGCGGAATGA
- a CDS encoding MmcB family DNA repair protein, whose translation MTADDILAALIKRAGDDIFATELSMSGRDRRCDFWTISANGSAGFHAIAYEIKVSRQDFMRDHAVKQREARLYSDRFFYVTPAALVRKDEVPDWAGLIELDGDKLRTIVPAPIRDKDAPSWQFVVSLIRNSGQLHRDQDTLKKRMLNAERQVRDATKLLREAGLEPWKFGIFG comes from the coding sequence ATGACCGCAGACGACATCCTTGCAGCGCTGATCAAGCGCGCTGGTGACGACATATTCGCCACTGAGCTGTCCATGTCCGGCCGCGATCGGCGTTGCGATTTCTGGACTATCAGCGCCAACGGGTCGGCCGGGTTCCATGCGATTGCGTACGAGATCAAGGTTTCTCGGCAGGACTTCATGCGCGACCATGCTGTGAAGCAGCGCGAAGCACGTCTCTATTCCGATCGGTTCTTCTACGTCACGCCGGCTGCACTCGTGCGCAAGGACGAAGTACCGGACTGGGCGGGACTGATCGAACTAGATGGCGACAAGCTGCGGACGATCGTGCCTGCTCCGATCCGTGACAAGGATGCGCCAAGTTGGCAGTTCGTCGTTTCGCTGATCCGAAACTCAGGCCAGCTCCATCGCGACCAGGACACTCTCAAGAAGCGGATGCTCAATGCTGAGAGGCAGGTTCGTGATGCGACCAAGCTGCTGCGCGAAGCAGGGCTCGAGCCTTGGAAGTTCGGGATCTTCGGTTGA
- a CDS encoding TonB-dependent receptor, producing MKMIRNTLLGATILMGVGTSSAWAQEPAAEGEPAGGSGEIVVTATRRATSLQDVPINISAVGAEQLSRQRIDDVRDIADFTPGMTISDTGPGSTGTIVLRGLNASDTDTTGASYDDSLGVYLGEVPIYYDFKMLDIARVETLLGPQGTLYGLGTLAGAIRNIPNRPDLTAYQAEAHGRAYGKSHSSQVGYQADGMINIPLVTDHIAFRSATGYFYDPGFIDYPLLLQTPGVSLPQPSGPDGVTEADYAANLKRRKDLNFERTFTTRNQLLFQLNEDLKVNFTYAYQQTKTDGGQYNSNGVLGTGKYESAGRYVEPVNRHAHLGSMEVNANLGGIADLVATTAYTTVKNRAQSDNTDLLLDLDYGYETFPAFSSWNESEDERKQFNQEVRLVSRHGGPFSWVLGGFYNQQKRHRDYIEHVPNHPWVEFGTQPNPDEVEYASYVTSKVTEKAIFGEGTFRVTPAWQVTAGARYFGYNSKIAGALVVPLIGDPVSPYDLTPAGGTAKKTGWVWKFNSSFNFTPDIMLYGTYSKGYRIGGPNSVAPCPNPLPNDPDGDNINNTQLPCGLPNEVQYGPDTTRNAEIGLRAQLFERKLTFNFNVFQIKWDGIQVDSATLNGIVGITVNGGKAKSEGFETSFQLRPVDRLSIQGTYSYVNARLTEDVPDNIPVNDPAGTYPSAPTKLDALAGDRLPGSAKNSGSLGVTYTMPFKDGQLVADWTATYRGNVVTRLGWDRAYGDKLPGYVLHRASLTYDTDRYSIGLFANNIFDKYAVASVANDRSRVGLNDGVVLRYYKRTVINPRTVGIEARFRY from the coding sequence ATGAAGATGATCCGAAACACGCTGCTGGGCGCGACCATTCTCATGGGCGTCGGCACCAGTTCCGCATGGGCGCAGGAACCTGCCGCCGAAGGTGAACCCGCAGGAGGCTCGGGCGAGATCGTCGTTACCGCCACGCGGCGTGCAACCTCGCTTCAGGATGTGCCGATCAACATCAGCGCCGTGGGCGCCGAGCAGCTTTCGCGGCAGCGCATCGACGACGTGCGCGACATCGCCGATTTTACCCCAGGCATGACCATTTCGGATACCGGACCGGGTTCCACCGGCACGATCGTCCTGCGAGGCCTCAATGCGTCGGACACGGACACCACCGGGGCGTCGTATGACGACTCGCTGGGTGTCTATCTTGGCGAAGTCCCGATCTACTACGACTTCAAGATGCTCGACATCGCGCGCGTCGAAACGCTGCTCGGGCCGCAGGGGACGCTTTACGGTCTGGGGACGCTGGCCGGCGCCATCCGGAACATTCCCAACCGGCCCGACCTTACTGCCTACCAAGCCGAGGCGCATGGCCGCGCCTATGGCAAGTCCCACAGCAGCCAGGTTGGCTACCAGGCCGACGGGATGATCAACATCCCGCTCGTGACGGACCATATCGCCTTCCGTTCGGCCACCGGTTACTTCTACGATCCAGGGTTCATCGACTACCCGCTGCTGCTGCAGACTCCGGGCGTCTCGCTCCCGCAGCCCAGCGGCCCTGACGGGGTTACCGAGGCGGATTACGCGGCGAACCTGAAGAGGCGCAAGGACCTCAACTTCGAGAGGACCTTTACCACCCGTAACCAGTTGCTGTTCCAGCTCAACGAAGACCTCAAGGTCAACTTCACCTATGCCTACCAGCAGACGAAGACGGACGGCGGGCAGTACAACAGCAACGGCGTGCTGGGCACGGGCAAGTACGAAAGCGCGGGCCGTTACGTCGAGCCGGTGAACCGCCACGCCCACCTTGGCAGCATGGAAGTCAACGCCAACCTCGGGGGCATCGCCGATCTCGTTGCGACGACCGCCTACACGACCGTGAAAAACCGGGCGCAGTCCGACAACACCGATCTGCTGCTCGATCTCGATTATGGCTACGAAACCTTCCCTGCCTTCTCGAGCTGGAACGAGAGCGAAGACGAGCGCAAGCAGTTCAACCAGGAAGTCCGGCTGGTTTCGCGTCATGGCGGACCTTTCAGCTGGGTGCTGGGCGGTTTCTACAATCAGCAGAAGCGGCACCGCGACTATATCGAACACGTGCCCAACCACCCCTGGGTGGAATTCGGCACGCAGCCCAATCCGGACGAGGTCGAATACGCATCGTACGTGACGTCCAAGGTGACCGAAAAGGCAATCTTCGGCGAGGGCACGTTCCGGGTGACGCCTGCCTGGCAGGTCACCGCCGGCGCGCGCTACTTCGGCTACAACTCCAAGATCGCCGGGGCGCTGGTGGTTCCGCTCATCGGCGACCCCGTCAGCCCCTATGACCTGACGCCCGCGGGCGGCACGGCCAAGAAGACCGGCTGGGTGTGGAAGTTCAACAGCTCGTTCAACTTCACGCCCGACATCATGCTCTATGGCACCTACAGCAAGGGCTATCGCATTGGCGGCCCCAACAGCGTTGCGCCTTGCCCCAACCCGCTGCCGAATGATCCGGATGGCGACAACATCAATAATACGCAGCTTCCCTGCGGGTTGCCGAACGAAGTGCAGTACGGGCCGGACACAACCAGGAATGCGGAAATCGGCCTGCGCGCCCAGCTTTTCGAACGCAAGCTGACGTTCAATTTCAACGTGTTCCAGATCAAGTGGGATGGCATCCAGGTCGATTCCGCGACGTTGAACGGAATCGTCGGCATCACAGTCAACGGCGGCAAGGCCAAGTCCGAAGGGTTCGAAACCTCGTTCCAGCTGCGCCCCGTGGACCGGCTGTCGATCCAGGGTACCTATTCCTATGTCAACGCCCGCCTGACCGAGGATGTGCCCGACAACATTCCGGTCAACGACCCGGCGGGAACCTATCCCAGTGCCCCGACCAAGCTCGATGCGCTGGCGGGTGATCGCCTGCCCGGATCCGCGAAGAACAGCGGCAGCCTGGGCGTGACGTACACCATGCCGTTCAAGGACGGACAGCTCGTCGCCGACTGGACCGCAACCTATCGCGGCAACGTGGTCACGCGGCTTGGCTGGGACAGAGCCTATGGCGACAAGCTGCCGGGCTACGTCCTGCATCGCGCGTCGCTGACCTACGATACCGACCGCTACAGCATCGGCCTGTTCGCCAACAACATCTTCGACAAGTACGCGGTGGCTTCCGTTGCCAACGACCGTTCGCGGGTGGGTCTGAACGACGGGGTGGTGCTGCGCTACTACAAGCGGACCGTGATCAATCCCCGCACCGTCGGGATCGAGGCGCGGTTCAGGTACTGA